A stretch of DNA from Sugiyamaella lignohabitans strain CBS 10342 chromosome B, complete sequence:
ATGAATGACTCCCACCTGCTATTTGCCCATGAAAGTCAAACTCGACGAATGTATAATCCCACTGCCAATTCAACAGTCCCTACAAGTGAAAGCCAACTTCAATCAAGATACAATATTTCCAACGATAAAGCATACGATATGCTTAAGGAGAATTATCAATCCAAAATCCGAGCGACTATCGGCAACTTGAATATTGACCATTCGATGATTGCTCTACGATTACAATCACCTCACTACAAAGTCAAGTTATCTAAATCTCAGATGAGATCGTTTCACCGTCCATCTTTTGTTGTTAAACCCAATACCACCATACACTTTTCCAAGGTGAAACAAcggaaaaagaagaaagacaaGGGTAAGCATATTACTCAGTTGCTCAACAAAACGGGTGATCTTACTCTGGGCGACTCTGCGCACTTTTTCCTTCTTGAGTATTGTGAGGAATTTCCAATTGTTCTGTCGTGTTTTGGTATGGGAAGCAAACTGATCAACTATTATCGGAAACGAAATAACGAGGATTCTGAGCGACCTAAGCTGGCTATTGGTGAAACTCATGTACTGGGTGTTCAAGATAAAAGTGCGTTTTGGAACTTTGGTTTTGTGGATCCAGGCAAAGTTGTCCCCACTCTGTATAACCGAATGATACGAGCACCGATCTTTAAGCATGACCCAAAGCAGACTGATTTTCTGCTTGTTCGAAGTACTGGAGGAGGTGTTGGACAAAAGTATTTTTTGCGTACCGTTCAAAACGTGTTTGTTGTAGGACAGACGTTGCCTGTGACGGCGATTCCGGGTCCTCATTCACGAAAAGTGACTACCGCTAGCAAAAACAGGTTAAAGATGGTAGTGTACCGAGTGTTGAACAAGAACCCTCATCAACGTTTACAAGTCAAGGATATTTCGGGACATTTCCCAGACCAAAATGACATGCAAAATAGACAACGTCTGAAGGAGTTCATGGAATTTCAAAGAAGCGGTGATGACCAAGGATTTTGGAAGGTTAAAGCTGGAGATACCCTTCCACCAGAAGATGCTATTCGTTCAATGATTACTCCTGAAGATATTGTTTTGCTAGAGTCGATGCAGGTTGGCCAACAGCACCTAGAAGATGCTGGTTACGGAAAAACCGTTGAAGATGATCAGGAGGATGCTGATGGTATGAGCATTGAAGAGCAGCTAGCGCCATGGAATATCTCCAGAAACTTTATAAATGCTACTCAAGGCAAGGCCATGCTGCAGTTGCATGGAGAAGGTGACCCTTCAGGCCGAGGAGAGGGATTTAGTTTCCTACGTACCTCCATGAAAGGTGGCTTCAAGGCTATGGGAGAGTCTGTCAACGACAAGCTTGAGAAATCTTCCAAACTTGGTGGCCACAGTTACAACGTAGCCATTCAACAGAAAATTTACAATGAAGAGATCAAGCGAATCTGGCAAACTCAGCAGAAGAGTTTGTCTGTGAAGGACGTATCGGAGCTTGGCTGGGATGAGGCCGAACATAACCGTGATAACCCCCCTGAGCCTACTGGAGAGTCGTCTGCAAATACCCCTGGCGGCGGTTATGacaaagaagacgatgaaatGTCGCTATTTTCTCATAACAGCACATCCAATAACCAACAGAATAAGGTTCTTAAAATCACTCGTTTGGTCAAAGATGAGTATGGAGTTATTCAACAAAAGGTCGAAGTGGTTCGAGATCCGAATGTCATTAGAGCCTATGTCAAACGACGACAGATGGTAGAAGATTCATTAGTTGTGTAAGTATAGGAAGGGGATACATCGAGGTGATTGAAAAGGCTATATAGGGAAGAATTAGTACGTGGAGAATAACATGCTAACAATTCTAGTGCTGATGAAATTACGGTTACCAATGATGAGGAACGTAACAAACGTAACAGAAAGAttcttgaagatgaagttgCTCGTATCCAACGTAATCTTGACAGACGAAATGCGCGAAAAGCCCAGAAGGGAGATTCTACCGGAAAAGGTGTTGGCCGTGGAAAGTCAACCACAAGGAAATGTGCCACATGTGGTGCAATTGGGCACATCCGTACGAAGTAAGTACCATTGAAGGATTCCTAAGATCTATTAGAGAATTTTCTAACATTTCTAGCAAATCGTGTCCTCGGTACAATGAGGTTTTTGGCTCggccaacaacagcagtggaGCACCGACTCCCAGCTCTGGTTGAGTTAATTACTCCACTCTATTTATATGTAATTTATTTGAACACAATTAAACTATTAAGTGTGGGTTTTAGCGAGCAGAGCGAGCGGTGGAAGTTCGTCCATGCCTCGCAACTATCACCAGCATTATAGACGATCAGATCAGTTTTCGTGATCAGGTGTATTTTTTAACACCCAAAGAACTTTTACACAATGTGGAGTGCATCATTTATAGCGTCTAGAATAGATATCAAATGTACGAAGATTTAGATTTCCCATAGATAGGCCTGAAGCATGATAACCTCACGTGCGTTATCGTACATCCTTCGCCAGTAGCAAATCACTATACAACGGTGAAAAGCTGAACAGTATATGcaaaattatatttttaaataGTTTAGTCTAATCTGTCTTTTCAAATTCCACTGAAACCTTTGCCTTTttattcttgttcttcttcttttgcttcttaGAGAGTTTGACTACTTCCTCACCATCGGACTCGACCTCGGAAAAGTCTGTATCGGAAATTGCGTCGCCATTCTCGTCAGCGCGAAGTCTCTTTTTCATACTATCAGCTTTTTCAATATCCTCCGGGACAATAATGCAACAGTTTAGTCTGTCAGCAGTACTATACACAGCGACTTGATCACGAACGCTAAGATCCCAGATGACGAGCTTGCCGTCGGATGATACCGAGGCCATATATGGAGTTTCGTTTTGTTGGTTGTAATAAAAACTGAAATGCTTGACACGGACACCGTGACCAACAAGTTcaaaagtatttttttCGTCCTTATCACTGCTCTCACTAATCAAGCTAGATATCAAGGTGAAAATAATCTTGCCGTTGTTATGAGATGTGACCAGGTACTCTTCACCTTCCTTAGATTTGAAGATATCCATATGTTGTAAACCGGAAGTTAATGACTTTTCAGCCAGCTTTTCAGCAGAGCTTGTGTATATCTCGATCTTTCGATCATATCCAATAATATATTGATCTCCTTCACTAGTCCATCTAACCTTTAAACCTACCCCGCCAAGCTTGACGATACTGGCCTTACGAGCAGTCATGAGATTCCACAATCTTAAAGTCTTGTCTTCACCAACACTAAGACCAATTTTACCAGAAGGATGGATAGATATGTCATTAACTGCTCCCTTGTGACCTTTGAGTTCTCCCAGAACTTCCCAATCTTTACATCTCCAGATACAAATGTTACCATCGCCAGCAGCACTAAACAGCCATTTGGAttcaaaaaattccaaaacTGTGACACTACCACTATGATGTAAAAGGGTCCCAAGTTCTTTACGCTTTTGAAGGTCATAAATACGGATATGCTCGTCATTAGATCCACTCACTAGATATCGCTTGGATTGAGCCAAGCATCTAATAGATTGAGTATGCGCAGTAAAGTGGAAAATGGGATTAAAGACTTCTAAATCCTTGAAAAGACTTAGTGACACACATAACAGGTTGTGTTCATAAGATCCAGTTACTATACGAAATGTAGGCGCAATTGTGCCCTTCGTTGTGGTAGTAATGGAGGTCGTCGTTGAGTTTAGTGAAACCTCTGCAGGGTTCTCGTCAGCGTCTGTTTCATTAGAAACGAGAGTCTTAACGGTCACCTCTTTCACCTCTTTAACCTTTGGCGAAGCTTCCTGGGTCTGAGAAGTCTTCGAATGCTTggtctttttcaaaatggATTTCTTTGGAGTGACCATTTTTATAGTCTGTTTGATATTGTTACTGATCTTTTCGAGTAATCTTTCAGCactatatatttttttgagatGCGATCTACGTAAAAAATTTACCCCTGCCTTTATCTTAAACCCTCTGCCCATATCGTGGCATGGCCGATGCAGGGTCTTGTCATCCAGATAACTGACCATTCTGCAGCCGGACTAGGCCAGGAATTCAATTGTTCTTAATTTACAGAGGAGTTTGATTGATTGGGTAAGAAATATAACGTACAACGTCAAGATCCCGTTTCAGGACATgacttttcaaatgaaATTGTGATTTCGTAGGATAAATATTGCTAATTCTTGATCCGTATGCTACAAACGAGGTGAATTTTTTCAGTCTGACTCAAAGGGATGATGAGCATGCAGTTCGACGACTTGAAACCTTGAAGTTCAAGTGACTGAATCGTACGATTGGTGTTAATTCCCTACacaaatcaatcaaatttGAGAATGTCGGAAATTACCAAAGTTCGGATTCTTGGATCTGATTCCATTCACATTGGATATGGTATTGAAGACCACATTGTCAAGGAGGTGCTGGAATTCATTCCTTCATCGACCTATGTCTTGATCTCGGACACTAATATTGCCAAATTCGACCATGTTGAAAAATTAGAAAGCAAACTTCAGGCCGCTTGTAAAGCGAAAAACCCTGAAAACCCTGCCCGTCTTTTAAAATATTTGATTGCTCCTGGTGAAGCTTCTAAGAACCGTGTGACCAAGGCTGAGATTGAGGATTGGATGCTTTCTCAAGGATGTACTCGTGATACTGTTATTCTAGccattggtggtggtgtcaTTGGTGATATGATTGGATATGTAGCTGCTACTTTTATGAGGGGTATTCGTTTTGTTCAGATCCCAACATCTCTTTTGTCGATGGTGGACTCTTCAATTGGTGGTAAGACTGGTATTGATACTCCTATGGGCAAGAACCTGGTCGGTGCGTTCTGGCAGAGCAAACGTATCTTTATCGATATTCGCTTCCTCGAGACTCTCCCAGAGAGGGAATTTATCAATGGTATGGCTGAAGTTATCAAGGTAAGTTTGTAGTGTGCTCCCTGGTAGCATGATTTGTTAAGTACAAAATTGTGGAACTAACTTTATAGACTGCTGCTATTTGgaacgaagaagaattcAGTAGATTGGAGTCATACAACAAAGCCTTTTTTGAAACTATTAGATCTAGAGATTCTACTGGAAGAGTTAATCTCAACTCTGTTAAGGACATGATCCACTCTATTGTGACTGGTTCCGTAAGAGTCAAGGCTGAGGTCGTCACTGCTGATGAAAGAGAGGGTGGTTTGAGAAACTTGCTCAACTTTGGTCACTCTATTGGTCATGCTTTTGAAGCTCTTTACATGCCTCATATCCTCCACGGAGAATGTGTGTCTATTGGTATGGTTTACGAGGCCGAGTTGTCGAGATATTTGGGCCATTTGagtgctgctgcagttGCTAGACTTACCAAGTGCTTGACTGCTTACCATCTTCCTACTACTCCTGATGATAAGCTTGTCCGTAAGAGATCTAAGAACATTGTTTGTCATGTTGATGATCTATTAAGAATCATGAATGTGGATAAGAAGAATGACggcaagaaaaaaaagattgtACTTCTTTCGGAAATTGGAAAGACTTATGAGAAACAGGctactgttgttgctgatgacgaTATCCGAGTTGTTCTTTCCAATAACATTTCTGTTGGGAATTTTGCTGGATCTTCGCCTGCTAAGGTTATTGTCACTCCTCCGGGGTCAAAGTCTATTTCTAACCGTGCTCTTGTTTTGGCTGGTCTCGGTGTTGGAAAATGTAGAATTAAGAACTTGTTACACTCTGATGATACTGAACACATGCTCAACGCAGTTCGTAAGCTACAAGCCGGTACAGTTGAACAGGAAGAAGGTGGTGATGTTATTGTCGTTACTGGTAACGGAGGTAACCTGGTGGTTCCAGAATCTGAGCTTTATCTCGGAAACGCTGGTACTGCCTCGAGATTCTTAACCACTATCGGTGCTTTAATTGGTACTCCTGCTTCAAACAGTGAAGAATATGCTATTTTGACCGGTAATGCCCGTATGAAGCAACGTCCTATTGGACCACTTGTCGATGCTTTGCGTGCCAATGGTAGTGACATTGAGTATGTCGAGGCCGAGGGatctcttcctcttcgCATCAAGAGTGGTCTTGGATTGAAGGGTGGTCGTATTGAGCTCGCAGCTACTATTTCTTCTCAGTATGTCTCTTCTATTCTCATGTGTGCTCCTTATGCCAAGGAACCAGTTACCCTGGCTTTGGTCGGTGGAAAGCCTATCTCCCAGCTTTATATTGATATGACTATTGCCATGATGGCCTCTTTTGGTATCAAGGTTGAGAAATCGACTACTGAAGAATACACCTACCACATTCCTCAAGGCGTTTACAAGAATCCTGAAGAGTATGTCATTGAGTCCGATGCTAGTTCGGCCACTTATCCATTGGCATTTGCTGCCATGACCGGAACTGAATGTACTGTTCCTAACATTGGCTCGTCTTCTTTGCAGGGTGATGCTAGATTTGCTGTCGATGTCTTGAAGCCAATGGGTTGTACTGTTATTCAAACCAGTACTTCCACCACTGTGCGTGGACCTCCTGTGGGTACCCTTAAACCATTGCCTCATGTTGATATGGAGCCTATGACTGATGCTTTCTTGACTGCTTCGGTTGTGGCTGCTATTGCTTGTAACAACGGCAATGGAACCACCACCCAGATCACTGGTATTGCTAATCAAAGAGTCAAGGAGTGTAACCGTATTGATGCCATGATTCACGAGCTGGCTAAGTTTGGTGTTACTTGTAGAGAATTGCCAGATGgtcttgaaattgatggCAAGCCTATTGAGAAACAGCATGCTCCGGAAGAGGGTGTCCACACCTACGACGACCACCGTGTGGCCATGAGTTTCAGTTTGCTAGCTGCTGTGTTGAACGAAGATGTCTTGATTACTGATCGTAGATGTGTTGGCAAGACCTGGCCTGGTTGGTGGGATActttgtcttcttcattcaAGGTTAAGCTACAGGGTGTTGATGATTCGTCGGCTACTGCTTCCGCTGCTAAGCTCGCTCCTAATGGAGACAAAACTATCGTGGTTATCGGAATGAGAGGTGCTGGAAAAACTTCCATGAGCAAATGGGTGGCAGCTTCTCTTGGGCTTAAATTTGTTGACCTCGACCAATATATGGAAGCTAAACTTCAGAAGACCATTCCTGAGGTTATCCATGCTGAGGGTTGGGAGGGTTTCCGTGCACATGAGCTGGCAATCTTAAAAGATTTCTTGGCTCAACATCCTAGAGGATATGTTGCTGCTTGTGGTGGAGGTGTTGTCGAGACTCCTGAAGCTCGAGTCGTGTTGAAGAAGCACATGAGCAACGGAAACATCGTACTTCATGTTCACCGTAACATCGACTCAATTGTATCATACCTGAATATTGACAAGGAACGCCCAGCTTATGTTGACGATATCCAGTCTGTTTGGAAGCGTCGTGAGCACTGGTACTTTGAGTGTTCTAACCGTTTCTACTTTGCGTCTCAGTTTGACAGCGATGCTGAGTCGTTAAAGGTTCGCAAGTCTCTTGATGCTTACTTGCAGATCATCACAGGAACGCGCCCAGTTACGATCCCCAAAAAGCGTTCATACTTCTTGTCCCTGACATACGAGGATTTGAATTCTGTCGATAACTTTGATGAAATTTTGGAGGGTTCTACAGCTGTCGAGTTACGTGTGGATCTTCTAAGGGAGAATGGTCAAGTTGGCGATATCCCCAGTCTCGAATATGTTGCTGAGCAAATTGGTATTCTGCGAAAGAACACGCTGCTACCAATTATATTCACAGTTCGTTCTAAATCTCAAGGCGGAAAATTCCCAGACAACTCCGAGGAAGATGCTGAGAAGCTTATCAGACTTGGATACAAATTAGGAGTTgaatttgttgatttggaaTTAACATTATCAGCTACAGTTCTAAAAACATTAGTTCAAGAAAAGGGATTCTCCAAGATTATTGCTTCGCATCATAATTTTGCAGGTGATTTGAAATGGAACGATGCCACTTGGGAGCACTACTACGAAGAGGCTCTTCGTATTGGTGATATTGTCAAGTTCGTTGGCATGGCCAAGACACTAGAAGATAATTTCCTTTTGGAAACTTTCCGTCGTGCTCATACTAGAAAGCCATTGATTGCTATCAACATGGGAGCTGTCGGCCAGCTGAGTAGAGTTGTCAACCCAGTATTGACTCCAGTTACCCACTCTGCTTTGCCAGCCAAGGCAGCTCCAGGTCAATTGAGTGTCAAGGAAATCTATGAAATTCTTTATAGAATTGGTGGAATCGAGAGCCAGGAATTTTTTATTGCTGGTCATCCAGTTGAACACTCGCCTTCTCCTGCTCTTCATAACAGCAGTTTCAAGGTACTTGGATTACCACACCAGTATTCAAGACTCGACACAGCTGATGCCAGTGAAGTAGCCAAGAAAATCGCTGACTTGGGTACCAAGTTTGGCGGTGCCAGTGTCACCATCCCTTTGAAGGTTGACATTATTTCCCACCTGGACGAGCTTTCTATTCATGCCAAGACCATTGGCGCAGTGAATACTATTTCCCGAACTGACGACGGTAAGCTTGTAGGAGACAATACCGACTGGATTGGTATTGTCAACGCTCTCAAGTCGagtggtgttggtgttgtTCATGGTAAGGGCCATGCTGCTCTTATCGTTGGAGCAGGAGGTACTTCGAGAGCTGCTATCTATGCTTTCCACCAACTGGGTTTCGATACTATCTACATTCTCAATCGTACGTCGAGCAAGGGTGAGGAACTCGCTGCTGAGTTTGGCAAGCAGTACAATGTCAAGGTTATTACAGACAAGGCCAGTATCAAGTCAGAGGTTGGAACTGCACCTTTAGTCGCTATGAGCTGTATTCCTGCTGACAAGCCAATCGATGCTGGTCTTCTGGAAAGTCTTGATGTGCTCCTCAGCATGCAATTGCAAGACAGTCCTTTTGAGAAGACTCTGCTTGATGCCGCTTATAAGCCAGCAGTTACTCCCATTATGACTCTTGCTAAGGAATCACATGGTTGGAACGTTGTCGAGGGCCGTGAAATGCTGTTGTACCAGGGAATTGAACAGTTTAAGATTTGGACTGGTCTTGAAGCTCCATTCCGCGTTGCCCGCTCGGCTATCAACTAAACCACATTTCtctataaaataatatactGTAATATACATATCTATTTTTACTCTAGGTTTATGCTTGAGACCCGGTAGTTGCCATGGTCGGTGGAGGATGCTCCGGCTATCGGAGAATTTTCCGCGGACTATTGTCTTGTTTCGGAGTTTGCAGTG
This window harbors:
- the TAF1 gene encoding Taf1p (TFIID subunit, involved in RNA pol II transcription initiation; possesses in vitro histone acetyltransferase activity but its role in vivo appears to be minor; involved in promoter binding and G1/S progression; relocalizes to the cytosol in response to hypoxia; GO_component: GO:0005829 - cytosol [Evidence IDA] [PMID 22932476]; GO_component: GO:0005634 - nucleus [Evidence IEA,IEA]; GO_component: GO:0005634 - nucleus [Evidence IDA] [PMID 22932476]; GO_component: GO:0005669 - transcription factor TFIID complex [Evidence IDA] [PMID 10788514]; GO_component: GO:0005669 - transcription factor TFIID complex [Evidence IDA] [PMID 15448131]; GO_function: GO:0001075 - RNA polymerase II core promoter sequence-specific DNA binding transcription factor activity involved in preinitiation complex assembly [Evidence IC]; GO_function: GO:0017025 - TBP-class protein binding [Evidence IDA] [PMID 11677244]; GO_function: GO:0003682 - chromatin binding [Evidence IDA] [PMID 10817999]; GO_function: GO:0003682 - chromatin binding [Evidence IDA] [PMID 10818000]; GO_function: GO:0003682 - chromatin binding [Evidence IDA] [PMID 12600943]; GO_function: GO:0004402 - histone acetyltransferase activity [Evidence IEA]; GO_function: GO:0004402 - histone acetyltransferase activity [Evidence IDA] [PMID 8980232]; GO_function: GO:0003676 - nucleic acid binding [Evidence IEA]; GO_function: GO:0032947 - protein complex scaffold [Evidence IDA,IMP] [PMID 15143185]; GO_function: GO:0032947 - protein complex scaffold [Evidence IMP] [PMID 9844639]; GO_function: GO:0016740 - transferase activity [Evidence IEA]; GO_function: GO:0016746 - transferase activity, transferring acyl groups [Evidence IEA]; GO_function: GO:0008270 - zinc ion binding [Evidence IEA]; GO_process: GO:0051123 - RNA polymerase II transcriptional preinitiation complex assembly [Evidence IMP] [PMID 10713163]; GO_process: GO:0051123 - RNA polymerase II transcriptional preinitiation complex assembly [Evidence IMP] [PMID 12600943]; GO_process: GO:0051123 - RNA polymerase II transcriptional preinitiation complex assembly [Evidence IMP] [PMID 12840001]; GO_process: GO:0016568 - chromatin modification [Evidence IEA]; GO_process: GO:0016573 - histone acetylation [Evidence IEA]; GO_process: GO:0006355 - regulation of transcription, DNA-templated [Evidence IEA]; GO_process: GO:0006366 - transcription from RNA polymerase II promoter [Evidence IDA] [PMID 12138208]; GO_process: GO:0006366 - transcription from RNA polymerase II promoter [Evidence IDA] [PMID 15448131]; GO_process: GO:0006366 - transcription from RNA polymerase II promoter [Evidence IMP] [PMID 9288741]; GO_process: GO:0006366 - transcription from RNA polymerase II promoter [Evidence IMP] [PMID 9288742]; GO_process: GO:0006351 - transcription, DNA-templated [Evidence IEA]) yields the protein MPPPTATEDAKEEEDWDKLFAPGATGGGIESIVPRDLSGADLIRPADNAIDFEDEDELADDEDEIQATQEAEKKVGNKLLDRDRVAPSGRPIRPEYDEEDDNDEEEIDMPDFFAHHRGGSLSINADGISLAGELDGGHGFNESWYDELTAEGQPGDMDIDIHPRASLSEIGEEEEEDFEKEGETEENAKPHVNQNALNVLNEGSDLLQDTGNMLKSDLIEEIDTIDDKTTNEQLLRAYYPEFRSGAVLKMHTIFGPKPSKLVLPKAKPVKQQSAAPIKTRLEIEADQKRVFRSNQLVEKVDTNVVKVNSSWIERSLRKTGRQDKDSLSDSHGLPEGVDKEIEFASADWYVFDDSESDVDDEPRSPLKDSETKDKATDESETVLKGDESTPEGPRELQVSGKRRRPKLDYSSLAMFDHEPYDSDDEDAFLEGVFQPLRKKTILDMNDSHLLFAHESQTRRMYNPTANSTVPTSESQLQSRYNISNDKAYDMLKENYQSKIRATIGNLNIDHSMIALRLQSPHYKVKLSKSQMRSFHRPSFVVKPNTTIHFSKVKQRKKKKDKGKHITQLLNKTGDLTLGDSAHFFLLEYCEEFPIVLSCFGMGSKLINYYRKRNNEDSERPKLAIGETHVLGVQDKSAFWNFGFVDPGKVVPTLYNRMIRAPIFKHDPKQTDFLLVRSTGGGVGQKYFLRTVQNVFVVGQTLPVTAIPGPHSRKVTTASKNRLKMVVYRVLNKNPHQRLQVKDISGHFPDQNDMQNRQRLKEFMEFQRSGDDQGFWKVKAGDTLPPEDAIRSMITPEDIVLLESMQVGQQHLEDAGYGKTVEDDQEDADGMSIEEQLAPWNISRNFINATQGKAMLQLHGEGDPSGRGEGFSFLRTSMKGGFKAMGESVNDKLEKSSKLGGHSYNVAIQQKIYNEEIKRIWQTQQKSLSVKDVSELGWDEAEHNRDNPPEPTGESSANTPGGGYDKEDDEMSLFSHNSTSNNQQNKVLKITRLVKDEYGVIQQKVEVVRDPNVIRAYVKRRQMVEDSLVV
- the MAK11 gene encoding Mak11p (Protein involved in an early step of 60S ribosomal subunit biogenesis; essential for cell growth and replication of killer M1 dsRNA virus; contains four beta-transducin repeats; GO_component: GO:0016020 - membrane [Evidence IEA]; GO_component: GO:0016020 - membrane [Evidence IDA] [PMID 2826479]; GO_component: GO:0031965 - nuclear membrane [Evidence IEA]; GO_component: GO:0005730 - nucleolus [Evidence IEA]; GO_component: GO:0005634 - nucleus [Evidence IEA]; GO_function: GO:0003674 - molecular_function [Evidence ND]; GO_process: GO:0000466 - maturation of 5.8S rRNA from tricistronic rRNA transcript (SSU-rRNA, 5.8S rRNA, LSU-rRNA) [Evidence IMP] [PMID 17308036]; GO_process: GO:0000463 - maturation of LSU-rRNA from tricistronic rRNA transcript (SSU-rRNA, 5.8S rRNA, LSU-rRNA) [Evidence IMP] [PMID 17308036]; GO_process: GO:0000027 - ribosomal large subunit assembly [Evidence IGI,IMP,IPI] [PMID 17308036]; GO_process: GO:0042273 - ribosomal large subunit biogenesis [Evidence IMP] [PMID 7739558]; GO_process: GO:0042254 - ribosome biogenesis [Evidence IEA]); the protein is MVTPKKSILKKTKHSKTSQTQEASPKVKEVKEVTVKTLVSNETDADENPAEVSLNSTTTSITTTTKGTIAPTFRIVTGSYEHNLLCVSLSLFKDLEVFNPIFHFTAHTQSIRCLAQSKRYLVSGSNDEHIRIYDLQKRKELGTLLHHSGSVTVLEFFESKWLFSAAGDGNICIWRCKDWEVLGELKGHKGAVNDISIHPSGKIGLSVGEDKTLRLWNLMTARKASIVKLGGVGLKVRWTSEGDQYIIGYDRKIEIYTSSAEKLAEKSLTSGLQHMDIFKSKEGEEYLVTSHNNGKIIFTLISSLISESSDKDEKNTFELVGHGVRVKHFSFYYNQQNETPYMASVSSDGKLVIWDLSVRDQVAVYSTADRLNCCIIVPEDIEKADSMKKRLRADENGDAISDTDFSEVESDGEEVVKLSKKQKKKNKNKKAKVSVEFEKTD